In Lacrimispora indolis DSM 755, a genomic segment contains:
- a CDS encoding GH36-type glycosyl hydrolase domain-containing protein, producing MDTAYAPTTQEKETENYEFFNGFGAFACGGREYEILLEGDNRPPAPWINVVSNKSFGFQISESGAGFTWSINSRENKLTPWSNDPVSDRASEAIYILDEITGEVMTPMSLGRSDKGIYRVRHGFGYSRFLHEEDMVDQELTVFTPLDESLKLWSLQLTNRSDKVKYLSLTYYVEWVLGTQREQTNPYILTTYNNEHECLYAKNIYTMNFQNTYSYLFSSETIVGYTGDRQEFLGQKGSIREPHGAEVKLSCNTGVCYDSCGAIQVSVAIQPEETRTILFGLGQSTSLEEIYKIRDKYREAAAAQKELDRVKSYWDGLLGTIQVKTKDRAVDILVNGWLLYQTVSCRIQARAAFYQCGGAYGYRDQLQDTLSLLFTDSSILRRQILIACSRQFEEGDVQHWWHPPMGIGVRTKITDDLLWLPYCTAAYVKSTGDTTILKEKVPYIKGPVLKEDQHDVMFTPEVSEHFDSVYEHCKKTIDRTCFGEHGLPLMGGGDWNDGMNEVGIMGKGESVWLAWFLYTVLGDFIPLCDQEGDEAYGLELKQKRETLLQSIEEHAWDGEWYLRAFYDDGSKLGSKENDECRIDSISQSWSVISKGAKEERAKTAMQSAYHYLVREQDAISLLLAPPFNKTSKNPGYIKNYIPGIRENGGQYTHAAAWLAIASSMLHDYPMAQTLFTILNPIHVTQNRKDVLRYEKEPYVMTADISLSPPYTGRGGWSWYTGSGGWMYQGLLNWFLGIRKEGNELIIDPATPASFGDFSVEYKFGKSLYEIRVESRSKGMLTTESVTVDGRLVQGNRVMLEDDGKTHRIIV from the coding sequence TTGGACACAGCATATGCACCAACAACACAGGAGAAAGAAACAGAGAATTACGAATTTTTTAACGGCTTCGGGGCATTTGCCTGTGGGGGCAGGGAATATGAAATTCTGCTGGAGGGTGATAACAGACCGCCGGCGCCCTGGATCAATGTTGTTTCAAATAAGAGCTTTGGATTCCAGATATCGGAGTCGGGTGCAGGCTTTACCTGGAGTATCAACAGCAGGGAAAATAAGCTTACGCCCTGGTCTAATGACCCTGTAAGTGACAGAGCTTCCGAGGCAATCTATATTCTGGATGAAATAACCGGTGAGGTGATGACGCCTATGTCCCTTGGAAGATCTGACAAGGGGATTTACCGGGTAAGGCATGGGTTTGGATACAGCAGGTTTCTTCATGAGGAAGATATGGTGGACCAGGAGCTGACTGTCTTTACCCCTTTGGATGAGTCCTTAAAGCTATGGAGCCTTCAACTGACCAACCGCTCGGATAAAGTGAAATATTTAAGCCTGACCTATTATGTGGAATGGGTTCTGGGCACCCAGAGAGAGCAGACCAATCCCTATATTCTCACCACCTATAACAATGAGCATGAATGTTTATATGCAAAAAACATTTATACCATGAACTTTCAAAACACCTATTCCTACCTGTTTTCCAGTGAAACCATTGTCGGTTATACCGGCGACAGACAGGAATTTTTGGGGCAGAAGGGCAGCATCCGGGAACCTCACGGAGCGGAAGTTAAGCTATCCTGTAATACAGGTGTATGCTATGATTCCTGCGGAGCAATTCAGGTATCCGTTGCAATACAGCCGGAAGAGACCAGGACAATATTGTTCGGGCTGGGGCAGAGCACCAGCCTTGAAGAAATATACAAAATCAGAGACAAATACAGGGAGGCTGCTGCTGCTCAAAAGGAGCTTGACAGGGTGAAATCCTATTGGGACGGATTATTAGGGACAATTCAGGTGAAAACCAAGGACAGGGCGGTGGATATTCTGGTCAACGGCTGGCTGCTCTATCAGACGGTATCCTGCCGCATTCAGGCAAGAGCTGCCTTTTATCAGTGCGGAGGAGCTTACGGATACCGGGACCAGCTTCAGGATACCCTTTCCCTTCTTTTTACGGATTCAAGTATCCTGCGCAGGCAAATTTTAATTGCCTGCAGCAGGCAGTTTGAAGAAGGGGATGTCCAGCACTGGTGGCATCCTCCCATGGGGATCGGTGTGAGAACGAAAATCACCGATGATTTGCTGTGGCTGCCTTATTGCACCGCTGCCTATGTGAAAAGCACCGGAGATACCACAATTTTAAAGGAAAAGGTGCCTTACATTAAGGGGCCGGTGCTTAAAGAGGATCAGCATGATGTCATGTTTACTCCGGAAGTATCGGAGCATTTTGACAGTGTTTATGAACATTGTAAAAAGACCATTGACCGGACCTGTTTTGGTGAGCATGGACTTCCTCTCATGGGAGGAGGCGACTGGAATGACGGTATGAATGAGGTGGGAATCATGGGCAAGGGAGAAAGTGTCTGGCTGGCCTGGTTTTTGTATACTGTATTGGGTGACTTCATCCCTTTGTGCGATCAGGAGGGAGATGAGGCTTACGGCCTGGAACTGAAACAGAAACGGGAAACCCTGCTTCAAAGCATTGAAGAACACGCATGGGATGGAGAGTGGTATCTTCGGGCCTTTTACGACGACGGCTCAAAGCTGGGCTCAAAGGAAAACGATGAGTGCCGGATCGATTCCATCAGCCAGTCCTGGAGCGTGATATCAAAGGGGGCAAAAGAGGAACGGGCGAAAACAGCAATGCAGTCTGCCTATCACTATCTGGTAAGGGAGCAGGATGCCATTTCCCTGCTTTTGGCGCCGCCTTTTAATAAGACAAGTAAAAACCCCGGTTATATCAAAAATTATATTCCCGGCATACGGGAAAACGGAGGCCAGTATACCCATGCGGCGGCCTGGCTGGCCATTGCTTCCTCCATGCTTCATGACTATCCCATGGCGCAAACCCTGTTCACCATACTTAACCCGATTCACGTGACACAAAACAGGAAGGATGTGCTCAGGTACGAAAAAGAGCCCTATGTGATGACGGCAGATATATCCCTTAGTCCTCCTTATACAGGAAGAGGCGGCTGGAGCTGGTATACCGGTTCCGGAGGCTGGATGTATCAGGGGCTGTTAAACTGGTTTCTGGGTATCAGGAAAGAGGGGAATGAGCTGATCATTGATCCGGCGACACCTGCAAGCTTCGGGGACTTTTCCGTTGAATATAAGTTCGGGAAATCTCTCTATGAGATCAGGGTGGAAAGCAGAAGCAAGGGAATGCTGACAACAGAATCGGTCACTGTGGATGGCAGGCTTGTTCAGGGGAACAGGGTTATGCTGGAGGATGACGGAAAAACCCATCGGATTATTGTTTAG
- a CDS encoding MerR family transcriptional regulator: MGYTIKQVSERTNLSAHVLRFYEKEGLLSHINRSKSGIRNYSEDDLEWLGLICCLKNTGMSLKQIKEFMDLSAEGGKTLKQRCDILIEHKKNVEDQIQEMNKHLEKVSHKIDHYTRQYKEYKCNEAHRIAKA; encoded by the coding sequence ATGGGTTATACAATCAAGCAGGTATCGGAACGGACAAATCTAAGCGCGCATGTACTGCGTTTTTACGAAAAAGAAGGTCTTTTGTCCCATATTAACAGAAGTAAGAGCGGCATTCGTAATTATTCCGAAGATGATCTGGAATGGCTGGGTTTGATCTGCTGTCTTAAAAATACGGGCATGTCCCTGAAGCAAATTAAAGAGTTTATGGATTTAAGCGCAGAAGGCGGAAAGACTCTGAAACAGCGTTGTGATATATTGATCGAACACAAAAAAAATGTGGAAGATCAAATTCAGGAGATGAACAAACATCTGGAAAAGGTATCCCATAAAATCGACCATTATACAAGACAGTATAAAGAATATAAGTGTAACGAAGCTCATCGTATTGCGAAAGCATGA
- a CDS encoding SDR family oxidoreductase → MNRGIVVTGGAHGIGRQICLDFMEAGDQVCFIDIDERKSADFAEGNPNLIYFCGDVADPLTLKRFIEFSMEKLKRIDVLVNNACRGNKGILSGLSYEEYDYTLSIGLKAPFELSRLCKDELIKNKGRIINIASSRAFQSEPDTEAYASAKGGIVALTHALAISLGPDVLVNCIAPGWINVTGQQEFSREDCSAIPAGKVGNPKDISDMVLFLCKQDFITGETITVDGGMNKRMIYHGDWNWNYNVD, encoded by the coding sequence ATGAATAGAGGGATTGTTGTTACCGGAGGCGCACATGGCATAGGCAGACAAATATGTCTGGATTTCATGGAGGCCGGTGATCAGGTATGCTTTATTGATATAGATGAAAGGAAATCCGCTGATTTTGCAGAAGGGAATCCAAATTTGATTTACTTTTGCGGAGATGTTGCAGACCCGCTGACATTAAAAAGATTTATTGAATTTTCTATGGAAAAGCTTAAGCGGATTGATGTCCTGGTCAACAATGCCTGCCGTGGAAATAAAGGTATTTTGTCAGGTTTATCCTATGAAGAATATGATTATACATTATCAATCGGATTAAAGGCTCCATTTGAATTAAGCCGTTTATGTAAAGATGAATTAATCAAAAATAAAGGAAGAATTATTAATATTGCTTCTTCACGTGCATTTCAGTCAGAGCCTGATACAGAGGCATATGCAAGTGCAAAAGGCGGAATTGTTGCATTGACACATGCTCTGGCCATATCTTTGGGGCCGGATGTCCTTGTTAACTGCATTGCACCAGGCTGGATCAATGTAACCGGGCAGCAGGAATTCAGCCGTGAGGACTGTTCTGCGATCCCGGCGGGAAAAGTAGGAAATCCAAAGGATATTTCGGATATGGTGCTGTTTTTATGTAAACAGGATTTTATTACAGGGGAGACCATTACCGTGGATGGAGGAATGAATAAGCGGATGATTTATCATGGTGATTGGAACTGGAATTATAATGTTGACTGA
- a CDS encoding metallophosphoesterase, with protein sequence MKTDRRLTSAYQNADTVHFDDSSKIIFFSDVHRGDDSVSDEFTRNQNVFLHALNYYYKEGYEYIEVGDGDELWEYKNFSVIRLAHSDVFTVIKKFYDAGRFIMLYGNHNIYLKSKRFIKENYYEYYDEYNQIRVDLFRGLKPKEAVILKHKKTNQKILVLHGHQGDFMNDQLWFFSMLLLRYFWRYFHIVGFDNPTSPARNLYKRHKVEKVYCRWIEKHKMMLICGHTHRPKFPKADDLPYFNTGCCIRTRGLSGIEIVDGKIQMVDWRIAAGENGELRVHRTVVRGPVPIEKYDYKNNPYSAQCISCDDDD encoded by the coding sequence ATGAAGACTGACAGACGGTTGACAAGTGCTTATCAAAATGCTGATACTGTACATTTTGATGACAGTTCAAAAATTATATTTTTTAGCGATGTCCACAGGGGGGATGACAGCGTCTCAGATGAATTCACAAGGAATCAGAATGTTTTTTTACATGCATTAAATTATTATTATAAAGAAGGATATGAATATATTGAAGTTGGGGATGGAGATGAGCTTTGGGAATATAAGAATTTTAGTGTGATCCGTTTGGCGCACAGCGATGTTTTTACCGTAATAAAAAAGTTCTATGATGCGGGCCGATTTATTATGTTATACGGCAATCATAATATTTATTTAAAATCAAAGCGGTTTATCAAAGAAAATTATTATGAATATTATGATGAATACAATCAAATACGCGTGGATTTATTCAGGGGGCTGAAGCCAAAGGAGGCTGTAATTCTTAAGCATAAAAAAACGAATCAGAAAATTTTGGTGCTGCACGGTCATCAGGGTGATTTTATGAATGATCAGTTGTGGTTTTTTTCCATGTTATTACTTCGGTATTTTTGGAGGTATTTTCATATTGTTGGATTTGATAATCCCACCAGCCCGGCTCGTAATTTATATAAAAGACATAAAGTGGAGAAGGTTTATTGCCGGTGGATAGAAAAACATAAAATGATGCTTATCTGCGGACATACTCACAGGCCTAAATTTCCGAAAGCAGATGACCTTCCATACTTTAATACAGGCTGTTGTATACGGACCCGTGGTCTTTCCGGGATTGAAATTGTTGATGGCAAGATACAGATGGTCGACTGGAGAATTGCTGCCGGAGAAAACGGAGAATTGCGCGTTCACAGGACAGTAGTCAGGGGGCCGGTACCAATTGAAAAGTATGATTATAAAAACAATCCATATTCTGCCCAATGTATAAGTTGTGATGATGATGATTAA
- a CDS encoding glucoamylase family protein, with the protein MESLLEKINFYINSPFLLYILLILAVLICSALFIQYYRLYHFNKKARFPACFQEEDNKPGPSEWEKQMLDLAEGHSQVRLVGRSFVLNDYNQAAYKKLNKIRDSISAASTDIISLIPAARWLFDNFQMLYREIKRVRTSGTSYAVLPVLKGKEYRNFPRIYVVAKKMVSLSGGHLSEENISIMLNAYQQKIPLTDKEIWVLPEVLGFCLLEEIIVIAEEILRMIDVKSRAEKFLRDKLADKQGPADISALLCKIEDSLRLNYSFHAHVIYLLKNMSFDEASTQRYLEHHFSSVERQVKTSGIFMEEGRIESFLETNIRTLIVSLRDINEVDEETFFEEYSCLEQILSQDPDDVYSKMDMESRGMYRGIIVKLSLRYRLLEEKIAKDCLELAVQGREDLHCSHHVGTYLLGKGYPVLKAKALGKPVPEHIKKRVNVNGLLYFFTLFLIVLGLSACLAYAFRTLGGLQAVSRYVIILLAALPLLIGVAIEITNFIFTRRIVVRKIPSLNYLQEIPKEARTFVIMPVIVSSKEQGLGYMERLQKHYLANRQPNLFFALLLDFEDSPDQLMAKDQVIENALVQRMKELNELYPSEEQRFSLFFRCRKWNKAENCYMGWERKRGKLEEFNSLLNGAGKEDTTFSSIYCDERLLTTFQYVITLDADTNLLRDNASKLVGLIDHPLNKPVLDPAGQRVEEGYVIIQPSVRNHIADKTGSRFTKIFGGESGLAHYGTVISDIYQDIFNKGIYTGKGIYDLKAFHKVLQNKVPENRILSHDLFESCYARTAFSSTVKIMDNFPSSVLSFTKREHRWLRGDWQLLPWLFMKKTRDGKSLCALSRWKIFDNLRRSLVPLSKTLFVLLNLAWMPKAYNLWLLLVFFNDMFSLVILLLAVITQKLFRPKLALVYKGFLKELAAMIYRAFLEFTITPYRAYVAADAIVRTLYRIFVSKKNLLRWNTAESVDASIVNTRRGYFLTMWSSLLPAFVLGIILFMGYLNLAGVILTAMVIADWFFSFEIAYRISQPEEKLHLRDKTQDNELLLDTARRTWQFFKELSTKENNWLCPDNYQISVVEKVSDKTSPTNMGLQFLAILSARDLGLETLSSTVEAVENLMETVQKMPKWNGHLYNWYHIKTLEVLNPAYISTVDSGNFLGHLVTLKNGLLDQINKPVYPDNFLSELRIAIENSNKEIQRRTGNPALNKLKTGYQRIGQLVEDLADIWENLNGMELKPPGDYPWTRQLMALIDTIVNEAAALKLKEEKISSYPVLSRIASEENKSADSMIDRIKTISSKIDCILENVDFRFLFNEKRMLFHIGYHVSSHTLDDGCYDLMASESALTSLLAIAMGEVPLKHWYKLGRPLTIVKGIPCFVSWSGTMFEYLMPNLVFKEYEGSVYSETSRAAVLQHIKYAKEAEIPWGISESQYYRFDLNSNYQYKAFGVPKIRLQPVRKNSLVVAPYATMLALDVAEEESMSNLKRLKKLGAYGNYGFYESVDFNVPNSLELTPYCIVKSYMAHHQGMILAAINNHMNEGILRERFHGEMMIKASEVLLEEKRQSYLISIAKQGYTIKIGKPLFKEDIYSNRYINSTGMNPPVVNYLSNGKYSLMVTADGDGFSKYEDRMLYRWRSDIYANTGNYIYIKDMKQGKVWSAAYHPTKTEPEEYQVIFSPHQAEFKRRDGDISSHMIVSLDADHNFEVRKVIFTNHGNEEKQLEVTSYLEVVDDTHLAEISHPAFNKLFLESEFVKEQEIFLAKRRRKKEDDNSYVMHMVRTGVKLCKKLEYENDRKHFIGRNNTLENPDTVMNSIAFFNHSGFCNDPIMSLRAQFYIGAGETACISFITGVCGSKEEAIKIAEELKVTYRIDDILEKFRLQTNLELKYLEINRTQLNAFQDLISPVFYPAGIYRGPDENIRRNFMNQSFLWKFGVSGDNPIMLLMVRSIKEERIVKDVLKAYEYLRINRVMVDLIILIDSKHGYLQEVDELIRDMTSSLRIYDSGREKPSFFTLHTYDMKPAEIDLLYTVARVVFSEKSGIYFTNGKENLYELLEEY; encoded by the coding sequence TTGGAAAGCTTGTTGGAAAAAATTAATTTTTATATAAATTCTCCGTTTTTGCTGTACATTTTATTGATACTGGCGGTATTGATTTGTTCTGCACTGTTTATCCAGTATTACCGGCTGTATCACTTTAATAAGAAGGCGCGTTTTCCGGCCTGTTTCCAGGAAGAAGATAATAAACCGGGGCCCAGCGAGTGGGAGAAGCAAATGCTTGATCTGGCAGAAGGCCACAGCCAGGTCAGACTGGTGGGACGCAGCTTTGTCCTTAATGATTATAATCAGGCTGCCTATAAAAAACTGAATAAAATAAGAGACAGCATCTCCGCTGCATCTACGGATATCATTTCCCTGATTCCGGCAGCGCGCTGGCTCTTTGATAATTTCCAGATGCTGTACCGGGAAATTAAGAGAGTGCGTACCTCGGGAACCAGCTATGCTGTATTGCCGGTACTGAAGGGAAAGGAATACCGTAACTTTCCCCGTATTTATGTTGTAGCAAAAAAGATGGTGTCTCTCTCCGGCGGACACTTAAGCGAAGAAAATATTTCCATAATGCTGAATGCCTATCAGCAGAAGATACCCCTTACGGATAAGGAAATCTGGGTTTTACCGGAAGTGCTGGGTTTTTGCCTCCTTGAAGAAATTATTGTGATCGCAGAAGAGATCCTACGTATGATTGATGTGAAGTCAAGAGCAGAAAAGTTTCTCCGGGATAAGCTGGCTGATAAACAGGGGCCGGCTGATATATCGGCACTGCTTTGCAAAATAGAGGATAGCTTAAGGCTGAACTACTCGTTCCATGCCCACGTCATATACCTGCTGAAAAATATGTCATTTGATGAGGCTTCCACTCAAAGATATCTGGAACATCATTTTTCTTCCGTGGAAAGACAGGTAAAAACCTCCGGCATATTCATGGAGGAAGGAAGGATTGAATCATTTCTTGAGACAAATATACGGACTTTAATTGTCAGCTTAAGAGATATCAATGAGGTGGACGAGGAAACCTTTTTTGAGGAATATTCTTGTCTTGAGCAGATTTTGTCACAGGATCCGGATGACGTTTATTCCAAGATGGATATGGAATCCAGGGGCATGTACCGCGGGATCATTGTTAAATTGTCGCTCCGCTACCGGCTGCTGGAGGAAAAGATAGCAAAGGACTGCCTGGAACTGGCGGTTCAGGGAAGAGAGGATCTCCATTGTTCCCATCATGTGGGAACCTACCTTTTAGGTAAGGGGTATCCGGTCCTGAAAGCAAAAGCATTGGGGAAGCCGGTCCCTGAACATATTAAGAAACGGGTGAACGTAAATGGCCTCCTTTATTTCTTTACCCTGTTCCTCATTGTTTTGGGGCTGAGTGCATGTTTGGCTTATGCGTTCCGGACCCTTGGCGGGCTGCAGGCTGTCAGCCGGTATGTGATAATCCTTTTGGCCGCATTGCCGCTGCTGATCGGTGTTGCCATTGAAATTACGAATTTTATATTTACCAGAAGAATTGTGGTCAGGAAGATTCCTTCCCTGAACTATTTACAGGAAATACCAAAGGAAGCAAGAACCTTTGTGATCATGCCGGTTATCGTCTCCTCTAAGGAACAAGGCCTGGGATACATGGAACGCCTTCAAAAGCATTATCTGGCAAACCGGCAGCCAAACCTTTTTTTTGCATTGCTCCTTGATTTTGAGGATTCGCCGGACCAGCTCATGGCAAAGGACCAGGTGATCGAAAACGCCCTTGTCCAGCGAATGAAGGAATTGAATGAGCTCTATCCGTCGGAGGAGCAGCGTTTTTCCCTGTTCTTCCGCTGCCGCAAATGGAATAAGGCGGAGAACTGCTATATGGGATGGGAGCGTAAGAGAGGAAAGCTGGAGGAATTTAACAGTCTTTTAAATGGAGCGGGAAAGGAGGATACCACCTTTTCCTCTATTTACTGTGACGAAAGGCTTCTTACCACCTTCCAATATGTGATTACACTGGATGCGGATACAAATCTGCTCCGTGACAATGCCTCGAAACTGGTGGGGCTGATTGATCATCCTTTAAACAAACCGGTTCTGGATCCGGCAGGCCAAAGGGTGGAGGAGGGATATGTCATCATACAGCCCTCGGTGAGAAACCATATTGCGGATAAGACCGGCAGCAGGTTTACGAAAATTTTTGGAGGAGAATCAGGCCTTGCCCATTATGGAACCGTAATATCAGATATTTATCAGGATATTTTCAACAAAGGAATTTATACAGGGAAGGGTATTTATGATTTGAAGGCCTTCCACAAGGTGCTTCAGAATAAGGTGCCGGAAAACCGGATTCTCAGCCATGACCTTTTTGAGAGCTGCTATGCGCGGACGGCTTTTTCCAGCACAGTCAAGATCATGGACAACTTTCCCAGCAGTGTGTTGTCCTTTACCAAAAGAGAACACCGGTGGCTGCGAGGGGACTGGCAGCTGCTGCCCTGGCTGTTTATGAAGAAAACCAGGGATGGGAAAAGCCTTTGTGCATTATCAAGATGGAAAATCTTTGACAATTTAAGAAGAAGCCTGGTTCCTTTAAGCAAAACTCTGTTTGTATTGCTGAATCTGGCATGGATGCCAAAAGCATATAATCTTTGGTTACTCCTTGTTTTCTTTAATGATATGTTCAGCCTTGTGATCCTATTGCTGGCGGTAATTACCCAGAAACTGTTCCGGCCCAAGCTTGCCCTTGTTTATAAAGGCTTCTTAAAGGAGCTTGCTGCGATGATTTACAGGGCATTTCTGGAGTTTACAATCACTCCTTACCGTGCTTATGTAGCAGCCGATGCGATTGTCAGAACCCTGTACCGGATCTTTGTCAGCAAAAAAAATCTGCTTCGCTGGAATACGGCGGAGTCAGTGGATGCATCCATTGTCAATACAAGAAGAGGATATTTTCTTACCATGTGGAGTTCTCTTCTTCCGGCATTCGTGCTTGGGATTATTTTATTCATGGGGTATTTGAACCTGGCAGGAGTGATTCTGACGGCAATGGTAATTGCTGACTGGTTTTTTTCCTTTGAAATTGCATACCGGATCAGCCAGCCGGAGGAGAAGCTTCATTTAAGAGATAAGACTCAGGATAATGAGCTGCTTCTGGATACTGCACGCAGAACCTGGCAGTTTTTTAAGGAGCTCTCCACAAAGGAAAATAACTGGCTTTGTCCGGATAATTATCAGATTTCAGTGGTTGAGAAAGTCAGCGATAAAACCTCGCCCACCAATATGGGACTTCAGTTTCTGGCAATTCTTTCAGCCAGGGATCTTGGATTGGAGACTCTCAGCTCTACGGTTGAAGCCGTGGAAAACCTGATGGAAACAGTTCAGAAAATGCCCAAATGGAACGGGCATCTTTATAACTGGTATCACATTAAAACCCTGGAGGTGCTGAACCCTGCCTATATATCAACCGTGGACAGCGGCAATTTCCTGGGGCATTTAGTTACTTTAAAAAACGGCCTTTTAGATCAGATCAACAAGCCGGTTTATCCGGACAATTTTCTTTCTGAACTTAGAATCGCAATTGAGAACAGCAATAAGGAAATACAGAGGAGAACAGGCAATCCTGCCCTAAATAAGCTTAAGACCGGGTATCAAAGGATCGGGCAGCTGGTAGAAGATCTTGCGGATATCTGGGAAAACTTAAATGGAATGGAGCTTAAGCCGCCTGGAGACTATCCATGGACCAGACAGCTGATGGCTCTCATAGACACCATTGTAAATGAGGCTGCGGCTTTAAAGCTCAAGGAAGAGAAGATCTCTTCTTATCCGGTCCTCAGCCGTATTGCATCGGAGGAAAACAAATCTGCAGACAGCATGATTGACAGGATCAAAACAATCAGCAGTAAAATAGACTGCATTTTAGAAAATGTAGATTTCCGTTTCCTGTTTAACGAAAAAAGAATGCTGTTTCATATTGGATATCATGTATCCTCCCACACCCTGGATGACGGCTGTTATGATTTAATGGCATCGGAATCGGCACTGACAAGTCTTCTTGCCATAGCCATGGGAGAAGTGCCGTTAAAGCATTGGTATAAGCTGGGAAGACCTCTTACCATTGTTAAGGGAATTCCATGTTTTGTATCCTGGAGCGGAACCATGTTTGAATATCTGATGCCGAATCTTGTATTTAAAGAATATGAAGGCTCTGTCTACTCGGAGACTTCCAGGGCAGCGGTGCTCCAGCACATCAAGTATGCAAAGGAGGCGGAAATACCCTGGGGCATATCGGAATCCCAGTATTACCGTTTTGATTTAAACTCAAATTACCAATACAAAGCCTTTGGCGTTCCAAAGATAAGACTCCAGCCGGTCCGTAAGAATTCCCTTGTGGTTGCTCCCTATGCAACAATGCTGGCTCTGGATGTTGCAGAAGAGGAAAGCATGAGCAATTTAAAAAGGCTGAAAAAATTAGGCGCTTACGGCAATTACGGCTTCTATGAGTCCGTTGATTTTAACGTGCCCAATTCTTTGGAGCTGACCCCGTATTGCATTGTAAAATCCTATATGGCCCATCATCAGGGGATGATTCTGGCAGCCATCAACAATCATATGAATGAGGGAATCCTTCGGGAGCGGTTCCATGGGGAGATGATGATAAAGGCCTCGGAAGTCCTGCTGGAAGAAAAACGCCAGTCCTATTTGATCTCCATTGCAAAGCAGGGATATACAATAAAGATTGGAAAGCCTCTTTTTAAAGAGGACATTTACAGTAACCGGTATATCAACAGTACAGGCATGAATCCACCGGTTGTGAATTATTTATCAAACGGCAAATACTCGCTGATGGTAACGGCCGATGGGGATGGCTTCAGCAAATATGAGGACCGTATGCTTTACCGGTGGCGGTCGGATATTTATGCGAATACCGGTAATTATATCTATATCAAGGACATGAAGCAGGGGAAGGTTTGGAGCGCTGCTTATCATCCTACAAAAACAGAGCCAGAGGAGTACCAGGTGATTTTCAGCCCTCACCAGGCGGAATTTAAACGCAGGGACGGGGATATTTCATCGCACATGATCGTCAGCCTGGATGCAGACCATAACTTTGAGGTGCGCAAGGTTATATTCACCAATCATGGGAATGAGGAAAAACAGCTGGAAGTGACCAGCTATCTGGAGGTGGTGGATGACACCCATCTGGCAGAGATCAGCCATCCTGCATTTAATAAGCTCTTTCTGGAAAGTGAGTTTGTGAAAGAGCAGGAGATCTTCCTCGCCAAAAGGCGGCGGAAGAAGGAGGATGATAATTCTTATGTGATGCATATGGTAAGAACTGGGGTGAAGCTGTGCAAAAAACTGGAATACGAAAATGACAGAAAGCATTTTATCGGAAGAAACAATACCCTGGAGAATCCGGACACGGTGATGAACAGCATTGCCTTTTTCAATCATTCAGGCTTTTGTAATGATCCGATTATGAGCCTGAGGGCACAGTTTTATATAGGAGCAGGTGAAACTGCCTGCATTTCTTTCATTACCGGTGTGTGCGGCAGTAAAGAGGAAGCAATAAAAATCGCTGAGGAACTGAAAGTAACTTACCGGATCGATGATATCCTGGAGAAATTCAGGCTTCAAACCAATCTGGAGTTAAAATATCTGGAGATTAACAGGACCCAGCTGAACGCCTTTCAGGATTTAATCAGCCCGGTCTTCTACCCTGCGGGCATTTACAGAGGGCCGGATGAAAATATAAGGCGGAACTTTATGAATCAAAGCTTTTTATGGAAATTCGGCGTGTCCGGGGATAATCCTATCATGCTTTTAATGGTTCGGTCCATAAAAGAGGAAAGAATCGTAAAGGATGTATTAAAGGCTTACGAATATTTAAGGATCAACCGTGTTATGGTGGATTTAATTATCCTGATCGATTCCAAACATGGCTACCTTCAGGAAGTGGATGAATTGATCAGGGATATGACAAGCTCTCTGCGGATTTATGATTCGGGAAGGGAAAAGCCAAGCTTTTTTACACTGCACACCTATGATATGAAGCCGGCGGAGATTGATCTGCTGTATACGGTAGCACGGGTTGTATTCTCAGAGAAATCGGGGATTTATTTTACCAATGGAAAAGAAAATCTGTATGAATTACTTGAAGAATATTAG